Proteins encoded within one genomic window of Deinococcus sedimenti:
- a CDS encoding FAD-binding oxidoreductase — MTTTGLGGAALGAFRARFGEALSTADAALDAHGRDESGLEVVRPGAVLFARTEADVVDALALAREFRVPVVPFAAGSSLEGQLIPPPGALSLNLSSMARVLDVRPGAFQATVEPGVTYPQLNRAVRAQGLFFPVDPGAEATLGGMASTNASGTAAVRYGTTRENVLALRVALMDGRVLSLGSRARKSSAGYDLRHLFLGAEGTLGVITELTVRLWPLPAARLALRCAFPDVGAAARAATMVMGASAQPERLELMDARGLRAVNRHLGLNEPEVPTLWIELAGASAGALEDVRALCEELCRDAGALDVRVARQPEDLEALWRARHHAFYALKALYPGEAFLSTDLCVPLDALPEILTFTEDGLHAEGLDASVLGHVGDGNFHVLFHAPPGSGDWARIDALYTRLVERTLALGGTCSGEHGVGLHKRRFLRAQHGDAVDLMREVKTLLDPLNLLNPGKVLPDPA; from the coding sequence ATGACGACGACCGGTCTAGGTGGGGCGGCGCTGGGGGCGTTCCGGGCGCGGTTCGGGGAGGCGCTGAGCACAGCGGACGCCGCGCTGGACGCGCACGGGCGGGACGAGAGTGGGCTGGAGGTCGTGCGGCCCGGCGCGGTGCTGTTCGCGCGGACCGAGGCGGACGTGGTGGACGCGCTGGCGCTGGCGCGGGAGTTCCGGGTGCCGGTGGTGCCGTTCGCGGCGGGCAGCAGCCTGGAAGGGCAGCTGATTCCGCCGCCGGGCGCGCTGAGCCTGAACCTGAGCAGCATGGCGCGCGTGCTGGACGTGCGGCCGGGGGCGTTTCAGGCGACGGTGGAGCCGGGCGTGACGTACCCGCAGCTGAACCGCGCCGTGCGCGCGCAGGGGTTGTTCTTCCCGGTGGATCCGGGGGCGGAGGCGACGCTGGGCGGCATGGCGTCCACGAACGCGAGCGGCACGGCGGCCGTGCGGTACGGGACGACGCGGGAGAACGTGCTGGCGCTGCGGGTGGCGTTGATGGACGGGCGGGTGCTGTCGCTGGGCAGCCGGGCGCGCAAGAGCAGCGCCGGGTACGACCTGCGGCACCTGTTCCTGGGCGCGGAGGGCACGCTGGGCGTGATCACGGAACTGACGGTGAGGTTGTGGCCGCTGCCAGCGGCACGGCTGGCGCTGCGCTGCGCGTTCCCGGACGTGGGCGCGGCGGCGCGGGCGGCGACGATGGTGATGGGCGCGTCGGCGCAACCGGAGCGGCTGGAACTGATGGACGCGCGCGGCCTGCGCGCCGTGAACCGCCACCTGGGCCTGAATGAGCCCGAGGTGCCGACCCTCTGGATCGAACTGGCGGGCGCCTCGGCGGGCGCGCTGGAGGACGTCCGGGCACTGTGCGAGGAACTGTGCCGGGACGCGGGCGCGCTGGACGTGCGGGTCGCCCGGCAGCCGGAGGACCTGGAGGCGCTGTGGCGGGCGCGGCATCACGCGTTCTACGCGCTGAAGGCGCTGTATCCCGGCGAGGCGTTCCTCAGCACGGATCTGTGCGTGCCGCTGGACGCCCTGCCGGAGATCCTGACCTTCACCGAGGACGGCCTGCACGCGGAGGGGCTGGACGCGAGCGTGCTGGGTCACGTGGGGGACGGGAACTTTCACGTGCTGTTCCACGCGCCGCCCGGCTCGGGCGACTGGGCGCGGATCGACGCGCTGTACACGCGGCTGGTCGAGCGGACGCTGGCGCTGGGCGGCACGTGCAGCGGCGAGCACGGCGTGGGCCTCCACAAGCGGCGGTTCCTGCGCGCCCAGCATGGTGACGCGGTAGACCTGATGCGCGAGGTGAAGACCCTGCTGGACCCGCTGAACCTGCTGAATCCGGGGAAGGTGCTGCCCGACCCGGCGTGA
- a CDS encoding NAD(P)H-dependent oxidoreductase — translation MNTLVISGHPHPGSLSHALATHYAGAARTAGAEVQTLHLSDLHFDPHLHAGYRASQPLEPDLERAQQLLTWSTHLCVTYPVWWGAPPALLKGFIDRAFQPGFAFRHRPGHPFPERLLSGRTARLIVTSDSPAWYLRAVMRDSAVNTVARSTLNFSGVHPVRVTRLGPVRTSTPQQRQRWLDHIATLAARDHQRR, via the coding sequence ATGAACACCCTCGTCATCAGCGGCCACCCCCACCCCGGCAGCCTCAGTCACGCCCTCGCCACCCACTACGCGGGTGCCGCCCGCACCGCCGGAGCCGAGGTGCAGACCCTGCACCTGAGCGACCTGCACTTCGACCCTCACCTGCACGCCGGATATCGAGCCTCGCAACCCCTGGAACCCGACCTGGAACGCGCCCAGCAGCTCCTGACCTGGAGCACCCACCTGTGCGTTACCTACCCCGTCTGGTGGGGCGCGCCCCCGGCGCTGCTCAAGGGATTCATCGACCGCGCCTTCCAGCCCGGCTTCGCCTTCCGCCACCGCCCAGGCCACCCCTTCCCGGAACGCCTGCTCAGCGGCCGCACCGCCCGCCTGATCGTCACCAGCGACAGCCCCGCGTGGTACCTGCGCGCCGTCATGCGCGACAGCGCCGTGAACACCGTCGCCCGCAGCACCCTGAACTTCAGCGGCGTCCACCCCGTCCGCGTGACCCGCCTGGGACCCGTCCGCACCAGCACCCCGCAGCAGCGGCAACGCTGGCTCGACCACATCGCCACCCTCGCCGCCCGCGACCACCAGCGGCGCTGA